The Chryseobacterium indologenes genomic sequence GAACTGGGAGCATCGGATTGCGAAATCTGCATGGCCTATGAAACCCCGTATTAATATGACGTTTCGATTGGTCAGATAAAATCCGTTGCTATCAGTTTTACATTTATTATTGATAACAACGGATGGAATTAATATAATTATGTTATTTTGATTTTCACGCCCACAGAAACATTAATTCCGGCCATGGGGCTCAGAAATTTCAATTGGGAATTCTGAAGTCTGGCTTCTGTATTTAAAAGATTGCTTCCTGAGATATAATACTCTATACTTCCTATTTTCAGACTGCTATCCTCATAGGCAATACGGGCATTAAGAAGAGAAAATGCCGGCATAGGAAGCTCCGGATTAATATTTTTTCCTAAATATTTTTGTTTTAAGTAATGGTCCAGCCCTACGTTGATGCTGAAATTCCGTATACTTCCCGTCAGGCTGAAACCGAAACGGCTTGTAGGCATATTGGGCATATAATCTCCGTCACTCCATTTCCTGATAGAACTGTCGGCAACACTGATGTTTCTGACCAGGTCATAATAAGAGCCTATCTCCCATTTTCCCAACTTCTGAAGATCGATTTTATAAGCTGCTTCCGCCTCTATTCCATTGATTTCGGTATCATCAGAACGCCATTCCTTAACCAGGAAAACTTCCCGTGACAGCCCGGTATGAGCCAGATAAATATAATTTTTATAATGGGTGTGATACCAATTGGCAGACAAGCGAAGGTTTTTTAAATTAAGTCCGCCTCCTATTTCTATCGTATTTGCAGTTTCTTTATCCAGTCTGTCATCTCCGTTTTCTTCCGTCAGGATGGCAAAATGGTTGTTTCCCGAGTACAGCTCGTTCACTTCAGGAGCTCTTTCCGAATGGTTATACTGTATTTTCAGATAAGCTTTCTTAAAGATATTCCATTGGGCTGCGGCATGGAGCTGGTGGAGGGTAAAATCTCTCCCGGTAAGATTTCCTCCGGAAAGTCCACGGCTTCTTTTGTACGCGTTATCTGCTTCGGCTCTGCGTTGTACATGGTCATTCCGGTACCCCAGATCCAATTCTAGAAAATTGAAATCAAGATGCTGCATGGTGAAAATTCCGATCTCACGACTGATGGTATTGGGCAGGTATCGTTGACTGCCTTTTCCGTCCATATTTCTGTATTGCATCTCCACACCTGTGGTTCCGGTCAGGAATTTGAGTTTTTTCTGAGCTATTTCAAGACGGCCGTTATGTTGTTGTATGATAAACTGATTGGCTCTGTATCGTTCAAGAAGTTCCGTATTTTTTGAAAAAACGCCCATATAATTCAGTTTTATACTGGCAATCGGGAAATTATTGAAATTATATGCGGATTCAAATATTGCTTTATGAGAAAGGCTCTTGATATTGATCGGTAAATAGTCTATCTTTTTCTGAGGTTTGCCGTGAGTATGGGCCGGCATTTTGGGCATTGCGTATCCGGGAACACCAAAATAAGAATATGAATTTTGATAAGCACCTCCCAAGTAGAAGGATTTCCCAATATAACTGGTTCCGATATAGAAGGAGTTGCTTTCGGAATGGCTGTTGGGAATGACACCGTCTTTTGTGGGAACAATGTCATTGATGCTGTTCACCTCACTTCTGTAACGATCTTTTGAAGGATCCTGTCCGGGGATGTATTTATCATTTTTAGGATTTGGATAATATTTGCCGTCCAAAGGATTATAATACGTCGGACTAAAAGTATAAAGATCATCCTGCGAAAGTTCATATTCTATCATATGATCAATGGCAAACTGGCTGATATAAGGAAAAAGACTAGTATTTAGTACATTTCTGGAATCAACATTGAGCTGGCATAATGACTGAAGAATACTGTTGAAACCCACCAGATCCGGATCATAACACCGGCTGTCTTTCGATTTTCCCGGAATTCTTACAATATCTTGTTTCTGATTACTTGCTCCCACAGTGAGAACCCAGTTTTTAGTAAGGGCACCTTTAGCTGAAAAAGCCTGTCTTTGACCGCTATTGCTTCCTCCTTCCAACATGGCATTGAGATTAAATTTTTTATCGGGAAGCTGCCGGGGAATATAATTTGTTTCAATATCTATGGCTCCTCCTATTGCTTTTCCTCCATACAATACCGATGCGGAGTTTTTGTAAACATTGATGCTCTGCACATTATCCATTTCAATATCCATATTGAAATCCGGACTTATTCCTGAAAGGTCATTAACGGACATTCCGTTTTCAAGTACCCGAACCCTGTTGCCACTGAGGCTTCTGATTACCGGAGCTCCGGCATTAGGCCCATATCCGGAATTTTGGATCCCCGGAATTTTCCTCAAGGTTTCCCCTAACGTATTGGACTGGATGAAATCCAGGGTCTTCCTGGGAATATTGGTGACCTCGTGATGCAGTCTTCCTTGTACTTCTACAGATTCTATGTCCTGTACGGTCTTTTGAGTAGTCTGTTTCTGAGCTTTTAAAACAGAAGGAGAAGAAATCAACCCACTTCCTATCAAAAAAATAACGGTTTTTTTCATGTACACATGCTTTAATAATCCGGCAAAGCTAGATAATTTTATCTTTTAACGCAACAATGTTGCAATAAAAAAATAACAGCATAGAACACGTTTATCCTTTGCTCAACCGGTAACTATTTGTTTTAAAGCTTAATAAACATACTGATTGCAATATATTTACCGTCTGGTTGTAAGGCAAAAAAAAACCGCCCTGAAAGAGCGGTAGTAAATTTTTAATTTTGTTGTCTTAGCAAGTTCTTGCTCCACAATTAAGTACTCTGATGTGGATTACATGGTTAACTTCGCACTGTACTTGGCATAGTCCATTTTCTAAAACATTTACAACACCACCTACAGTTCCACCAATAACACCTCCGATGCCTCCAACAACACCTCCCACAGCGCCTACAACGCCTCCGATTAGTTGTCCGATTGGATCAAGAAGTCCTTCACCAGAAATTGATTTCATTTGGTTTCTGTCTAATTTTTTTAAGTTTTTCATAACTATAATTTTATATGATTAATACATCACGAATATAGGAATAAAAATAATACAACGTTATATTTTTTTGAATAAATTAATGTATCATTTATATAATTTAATATTTCATTAATATAAAGGTAATTTGATGCAAAAGTCATTTTGTTTTATATCTGATTGATTTTCTAAAAGTTAAAAAACATATCTCAAATTTGAAAATTTAGAGTTATTAATTTTTAAACAAATAACATATATTGATAAATTTTTCTCAAAATGAATTAATGATTATTATGACAACGAAACTAAAAGAATTCATCTCTTTTTTAAGCTTATATATTGTTATAAACAGTTTCAAAAATTGAATTTGATTATTTCATCAGGTAAAAGCTGCTCTTATGATTGATATTAGGAAGCAAATTTTGTATTTTTGCTGACATACTTTTAGCAATGTCAATTTTTTCAAATAATATACGCTTTTTAAGAGCCAGAAGAAAGCTCTCTCAGCAGAATGTAGCCGATGAACTGATGATTTCCCGTGTACGATATTCCAAATACGAAAACGGAATCTCTGAACCTCCTATTGAGCTGCTGATTAAAATTTCCAAATACTTTCACACCAGTATCGATTTGTTATTGTCCGTAGATATTCAGAAATATCCTATGGATGAAATGATGAAGCTTCCGGATAACAGGATCGTTCTTCCTGTTGCTGTAGACGACCTGGGAAATGACACTATTGAAATCATTCCTCAGAAAGCATCCATGGGATATCTGGAAGGCTATAGTGATGTGGAATATATTGAGAGCCTGCAAAGAATTGCACTCCCCTTTCTTACCAATGGTAAATACAGAGCCTTTCCGGCAGACGGGGATTCTATGCCGCCATTCAGAAGCGGTTCCTATATTGTAGGAAAATATGTAGAAGGTATCAACGACCTGAAGCCTGGTAAGACGTATGTTTTTGTAACATTGAACGACGGGATTACCTATAAACGTTTTAAAGAAAGAAAAGACAGTTCAATCTGTGTAAGTGCAGATAATTCTTTCTATGAACCTTATGATATTCCTTTTGATGAAGTAGTGGAAATCTGGCAGTACGCCTCAGGTATTTTCCCTGAAGATTTTGAGCCCGGCGATTATGAAAGCTACAATTTCAAAGAAATGTTCCGCGAACTGAGACAGGATATCAAAGATCTGGATCGTAAAGTTTCCGGCCGTCGCAAAAAAGCATAATATATTTTTCCTTACCTATAAAACAAATACCCCTTTTCCATACTTTTTGGAAAAGGGGTACATCATCTTAGTCAAAATATCACACCACTAAACTATAAATAAGGAAGCGATCGTCTGAGCATCGCTTCCGCTTAGAATTTCATCATATGCTGCAGAACCCGCAGCGGCTCCAAATAAAGTTGCGGTATTGTAGCCTGCCTGATTGGTATTATCTTCTCCTGCATACACTGCGTTGGTGGAAGAAGGCATATTTCCGCCGTTGGCCAACTCTATCCAGCCTTTATTGGCTCTCATTCTTCTTACCTGAGAAGCATGTCTTGCCTCTACGGAATGAATCTGTAAAGCCGCCTGCAGGACCACTTTATTAGACATTACATTTCCCGCCTGCCCTTTATATGCTCTTACACCAGTGTCTTCGAAAGCTTGAGCCAGAATAAGAAACTGGTTATAATCGGTAAACGGGGAAAAATTTCCATTGGCTGTAAAGTCAAAATTGGGCTTTGCACCGGGTGTGGTTCCTAAAGAAGTCAACGTGCTCTTTAAAAAATTGACATGCGCAGATTCGTGTTTTGAAATCTGCATAAAAACCGCTCTGTCGGAATTAGGGATCAATCCTGCTTTAGATAATCCCATACTGTAATATTCGTTTTCCAGGTATTCCAGCACCAGGGCCAGTTGTAAAGCATCGGTTAACGTGCTTTTTAAAAAGGTTGAAGTTCCCTGAATTTTCTGTGTTTCTGCCTTTGCAGGCGAAGCCATCATCCCTGCCAGCCCAAGAGGAACTGAAGCGACGGCCGCTTTTTTACCGAATGCAGAAATATTGGTGATAGCGTCTAATCTTGTGGCTTCCGTGGTAAAGAATTTATCATGGGAAAGCTTATCTAGTAATTTAAGAATATTCATAATAATAAGATTTAAGGGTGAATGATTAATTAATACCTCTTTCTTTCCATGTGAAAGGTGTTTTGATAAATCCTCCTGCAGCCATCACGATGTCTTTAGGTTCTTTGGCCAGATCCAGCCCGTTGGCGTCAATGACATCATCTCCGGAAAAATCCGCAGATCCGGGATTGATCAGATTTCTTATAGCTGAAGCGTGCCTTGCTTCTACTGAAACTATTTTTCCGGCAATCACCAGATAATCCGGATTGGAAATATATTTTCCGGCTCCGTTATAAGCGGCTACTCCCGTGTCTTCCAATGCTTTTGAAGTTGCTAATACAGAATTCCTGTCGTTAAAATTGACGTTAGAATACTGAAATTCCAGTTTAGGAAGTACATTTTGAGTCACACCACTAATGGCTGCCTTAAAGAAATCACGATGCACTACCTCATGATGATAAAGATCTGTAAAGATCTCTTTTTCAATACTGGAAATCCCTGAATAAAAATTATTGACCACTTTCGTATAGAAATCTGCTTCCAGTTGCTCCAGAGCATAGGCATAATTTAATATTGCCACATCTCCTGTTCCGAGGTCGAACACTGCACTGTTGCCCGGATCCTGAAAATTATCATCATCTGTACAGCCTATGATGGTAAGTCCCGCTACAGCCAGACCTATTCCACTTAATTTTAAAAAGTTTCTTCTGCTGGTATCCAGGGTTGCACCCTGATTAGAAACCTGAATTGTTTTTTTCATAATATTTATTTTTTAAGTGTTTGATATAAGAAAAGCAGCATAAACATTATGCTGCTCAAAAAAACTATGGCATTAACACCGTATCTATCACATGAATCACACCATTAGATTGGTTCACATCAGCGATGGTCACTTTTGCATTATTTCCT encodes the following:
- a CDS encoding TonB-dependent receptor, which gives rise to MKKTVIFLIGSGLISSPSVLKAQKQTTQKTVQDIESVEVQGRLHHEVTNIPRKTLDFIQSNTLGETLRKIPGIQNSGYGPNAGAPVIRSLSGNRVRVLENGMSVNDLSGISPDFNMDIEMDNVQSINVYKNSASVLYGGKAIGGAIDIETNYIPRQLPDKKFNLNAMLEGGSNSGQRQAFSAKGALTKNWVLTVGASNQKQDIVRIPGKSKDSRCYDPDLVGFNSILQSLCQLNVDSRNVLNTSLFPYISQFAIDHMIEYELSQDDLYTFSPTYYNPLDGKYYPNPKNDKYIPGQDPSKDRYRSEVNSINDIVPTKDGVIPNSHSESNSFYIGTSYIGKSFYLGGAYQNSYSYFGVPGYAMPKMPAHTHGKPQKKIDYLPINIKSLSHKAIFESAYNFNNFPIASIKLNYMGVFSKNTELLERYRANQFIIQQHNGRLEIAQKKLKFLTGTTGVEMQYRNMDGKGSQRYLPNTISREIGIFTMQHLDFNFLELDLGYRNDHVQRRAEADNAYKRSRGLSGGNLTGRDFTLHQLHAAAQWNIFKKAYLKIQYNHSERAPEVNELYSGNNHFAILTEENGDDRLDKETANTIEIGGGLNLKNLRLSANWYHTHYKNYIYLAHTGLSREVFLVKEWRSDDTEINGIEAEAAYKIDLQKLGKWEIGSYYDLVRNISVADSSIRKWSDGDYMPNMPTSRFGFSLTGSIRNFSINVGLDHYLKQKYLGKNINPELPMPAFSLLNARIAYEDSSLKIGSIEYYISGSNLLNTEARLQNSQLKFLSPMAGINVSVGVKIKIT
- a CDS encoding LexA family transcriptional regulator, which translates into the protein MSIFSNNIRFLRARRKLSQQNVADELMISRVRYSKYENGISEPPIELLIKISKYFHTSIDLLLSVDIQKYPMDEMMKLPDNRIVLPVAVDDLGNDTIEIIPQKASMGYLEGYSDVEYIESLQRIALPFLTNGKYRAFPADGDSMPPFRSGSYIVGKYVEGINDLKPGKTYVFVTLNDGITYKRFKERKDSSICVSADNSFYEPYDIPFDEVVEIWQYASGIFPEDFEPGDYESYNFKEMFRELRQDIKDLDRKVSGRRKKA
- a CDS encoding ferritin-like domain-containing protein encodes the protein MNILKLLDKLSHDKFFTTEATRLDAITNISAFGKKAAVASVPLGLAGMMASPAKAETQKIQGTSTFLKSTLTDALQLALVLEYLENEYYSMGLSKAGLIPNSDRAVFMQISKHESAHVNFLKSTLTSLGTTPGAKPNFDFTANGNFSPFTDYNQFLILAQAFEDTGVRAYKGQAGNVMSNKVVLQAALQIHSVEARHASQVRRMRANKGWIELANGGNMPSSTNAVYAGEDNTNQAGYNTATLFGAAAGSAAYDEILSGSDAQTIASLFIV
- a CDS encoding ferritin-like domain-containing protein, producing the protein MKKTIQVSNQGATLDTSRRNFLKLSGIGLAVAGLTIIGCTDDDNFQDPGNSAVFDLGTGDVAILNYAYALEQLEADFYTKVVNNFYSGISSIEKEIFTDLYHHEVVHRDFFKAAISGVTQNVLPKLEFQYSNVNFNDRNSVLATSKALEDTGVAAYNGAGKYISNPDYLVIAGKIVSVEARHASAIRNLINPGSADFSGDDVIDANGLDLAKEPKDIVMAAGGFIKTPFTWKERGIN